The Fulvivirga ligni genome window below encodes:
- a CDS encoding septal ring lytic transglycosylase RlpA family protein, which yields MKYLILTCFLLVNSFFCVAQFQSGKASYYADKFEGRKTASGEIYRGNELTAAHPTLPFGTTVKVTNQHNQKFINVRINDRGPFVSSRIIDLSKSAAEELDFINLGVVDVSIEIVPDSVLEAMRPKFYSVNVKQIEPVGFGVQIMSLSNLDMLLSMNQDLIKQKEGFKVTIQPKVIQEKQVFALILGDFNSREEAVNFKNTLSIKYADSYIVDFSKF from the coding sequence ATGAAATACTTAATTCTTACCTGTTTTCTTTTAGTTAACTCTTTCTTCTGTGTTGCTCAGTTTCAAAGTGGAAAAGCCTCTTACTATGCGGATAAATTTGAAGGAAGAAAAACTGCCAGTGGAGAAATTTATCGCGGCAATGAGTTAACCGCAGCTCACCCTACCCTGCCATTTGGCACTACCGTGAAGGTAACTAATCAGCATAATCAAAAATTCATAAATGTTAGAATCAATGACCGCGGTCCCTTCGTGAGCAGCAGAATTATCGATCTTTCTAAGTCAGCTGCTGAAGAACTAGATTTCATCAACCTGGGCGTGGTGGATGTCTCCATAGAAATAGTTCCTGATTCGGTACTTGAGGCAATGAGACCTAAATTTTACAGTGTAAATGTAAAGCAAATAGAACCAGTAGGCTTTGGGGTACAAATTATGAGTCTGTCTAACCTGGACATGCTACTATCTATGAATCAAGACCTTATCAAACAAAAGGAAGGCTTTAAAGTCACTATCCAGCCCAAGGTAATCCAGGAAAAACAGGTTTTTGCCCTCATTCTAGGTGATTTCAATTCAAGAGAAGAGGCCGTTAATTTTAAGAATACACTTTCAATTAAATATGCTGATAGTTATATTGTGGACTTTTCAAAGTTCTAA